Proteins from a single region of Streptomyces sp. Tu 3180:
- the secY gene encoding preprotein translocase subunit SecY, translating to MLTAFARAFKTPDLRKKLLFTLGIIVVYRIGTNIPIPGVDYRNVQACIDNAEANQGLFGLVNMFSGGALLQITIFALGIMPYITASIILQLLTVVIPRLEALKKEGQAGTAKITQYTRYLTVALAILQGTGLVATARSGALFQGCPVASQIVPDQSIFVTVTMVITMTAGTAVVMWLGELITDRGVGNGMSILMFISIAATFPSALWAIKEQGSLADGWIEFGTVMLVGFVMVALVVFVEQAQRRIPVQYAKRMIGRRSYGGTSTYIPLKVNQAGVIPVIFASSLLYIPALIVQFSNSDAGWATWITANLADTGATPHIVLYFLLIVFFAFFYVAITFNPEEVADNMKKYGGFIPGIRAGRPTAEYLSYVLNRITWPGSLYLGLISLVPTMALAGFGANQNFPFGGTSILIIVGVGLETVKQIESQLQQRNYEGFLR from the coding sequence GTGCTCACCGCGTTCGCCCGGGCGTTCAAGACGCCCGACCTGCGCAAGAAGCTGCTCTTCACGCTCGGCATCATCGTCGTGTACCGGATCGGCACGAACATCCCGATCCCGGGTGTCGACTACCGGAACGTCCAGGCGTGTATCGACAACGCCGAGGCGAACCAGGGCCTGTTCGGTCTCGTCAACATGTTCAGCGGCGGCGCACTGCTCCAGATCACGATCTTCGCACTGGGCATCATGCCGTACATCACGGCGAGCATCATCCTGCAGCTGCTGACCGTCGTGATCCCGCGCCTGGAAGCCCTGAAGAAGGAGGGCCAGGCCGGTACGGCGAAGATCACGCAGTACACCCGTTACCTGACGGTCGCGCTCGCCATCCTCCAGGGCACCGGTCTGGTGGCCACCGCCCGCAGCGGCGCCCTCTTCCAGGGCTGCCCGGTCGCCAGCCAGATCGTCCCGGACCAGTCGATCTTCGTGACCGTCACCATGGTCATCACCATGACCGCCGGCACGGCCGTCGTGATGTGGCTCGGTGAGCTCATCACCGACCGCGGCGTCGGCAACGGCATGTCGATCCTGATGTTCATCTCGATCGCCGCGACCTTCCCCTCCGCCCTGTGGGCCATCAAGGAGCAGGGCAGCCTGGCGGACGGCTGGATCGAGTTCGGCACCGTCATGCTCGTCGGGTTCGTCATGGTCGCCCTGGTCGTGTTCGTCGAGCAGGCCCAGCGCCGGATCCCGGTGCAGTACGCCAAGCGCATGATCGGCCGTCGTTCCTACGGCGGTACGTCCACCTACATCCCGCTCAAGGTGAACCAGGCGGGCGTGATCCCCGTCATCTTCGCCTCGTCGCTGCTCTACATCCCCGCCCTGATCGTCCAGTTCTCCAACTCCGACGCGGGCTGGGCGACCTGGATCACGGCGAACCTGGCGGACACGGGCGCCACGCCGCACATCGTCCTGTACTTCCTGCTGATCGTGTTCTTCGCGTTCTTCTACGTGGCCATCACGTTCAACCCCGAGGAAGTCGCGGACAACATGAAGAAGTATGGTGGCTTCATCCCGGGCATCCGGGCTGGCCGACCGACCGCTGAGTACCTCAGCTACGTACTCAACCGGATCACCTGGCCGGGCTCGCTGTATCTGGGCCTGATCTCTCTCGTGCCGACAATGGCGTTGGCTGGTTTCGGGGCGAACCAGAACTTCCCGTTCGGCGGGACCAGCATCCTGATCATCGTGGGTGTCGGTCTCGAGACCGTGAAGCAGATCGAGAGCCAGCTCCAGCAGCGCAATTACGAAGGGTTCCTCCGCTGA
- a CDS encoding adenylate kinase produces MRIVLVGPPGAGKGTQATRLAEKLRIPHISTGDLFRANISQQTELGKLAKSYMDAGNLVPDEVTIAMAKDRMEQPDAEGGFLLDGFPRNVSQAEALDELLETEGIELDAVLDLEAPEDEVVKRIAGRRICRKDSSHVFHVTYSPSEQEGVCDVCGGELYQRDDDSEETVRTRLEVYHTQTEPIIDYYKAQGLVVTIAATGPVDEVTGRALEALKRDK; encoded by the coding sequence ATGCGAATCGTCCTCGTCGGGCCGCCGGGTGCCGGTAAGGGCACGCAGGCCACCCGCCTTGCCGAGAAGCTGCGCATCCCGCACATCTCCACGGGTGACCTGTTCCGCGCCAACATCAGCCAGCAGACGGAGCTGGGCAAGCTCGCGAAGTCCTACATGGACGCCGGCAACCTCGTGCCCGACGAGGTCACCATCGCCATGGCCAAGGACCGCATGGAGCAGCCCGACGCCGAAGGCGGCTTCCTGCTGGACGGCTTCCCGCGCAACGTCTCCCAGGCCGAGGCGCTGGACGAACTGCTCGAGACCGAGGGCATCGAGCTGGACGCGGTCCTCGACCTGGAAGCCCCCGAGGACGAGGTGGTCAAGCGGATCGCCGGCCGGCGCATCTGCCGCAAGGACTCCAGCCACGTCTTCCACGTGACGTACAGCCCGTCGGAGCAGGAGGGCGTCTGCGACGTCTGCGGCGGCGAGCTGTACCAGCGCGACGACGACTCCGAGGAGACCGTCCGTACGCGCCTGGAGGTCTACCACACGCAGACCGAGCCGATCATCGACTACTACAAGGCCCAGGGCCTCGTGGTGACGATCGCGGCGACGGGTCCGGTCGACGAGGTCACCGGGCGCGCGCTGGAGGCGCTCAAGCGCGACAAGTAG
- the map gene encoding type I methionyl aminopeptidase, with translation MVQIKTPEQIAKMREAGLVVAAIHAATREAAVPGATTRDLDQVARKVLAEHNAKPNFLGYGGFPATICTSVNEVVVHGIPSDEVVLKDGDVISIDCGAIIDGWHGDAAYTAFVGSGHSPELVELSRVTEESMWAGIAAMKQGNRLVDISRAIETYIRRQPKPGGGRYGIIEDYGGHGIGSEMHMDPHLLNYVDRRRGKGPKLVPGLCLAIEPMVSLGTPRTRVLEDDWTVVTTDGTWSSHWEHSVALTEQGPLVLTAPDGGKAKLAEMGITAAPDPLG, from the coding sequence ATGGTGCAGATCAAGACCCCCGAGCAGATCGCCAAGATGCGTGAGGCGGGGCTGGTCGTCGCCGCCATCCACGCGGCCACCCGCGAGGCCGCCGTGCCCGGGGCCACCACCAGGGATCTGGACCAGGTCGCCCGCAAGGTGCTCGCGGAGCACAACGCCAAGCCGAACTTCCTCGGCTACGGCGGCTTCCCCGCGACGATCTGCACCTCCGTGAACGAGGTCGTCGTCCACGGCATCCCCTCCGACGAGGTCGTCCTCAAGGACGGGGACGTCATCTCCATCGACTGCGGCGCGATCATCGACGGCTGGCACGGCGACGCCGCCTACACCGCGTTCGTGGGGTCCGGTCACTCCCCGGAGCTGGTCGAGCTGTCCCGGGTGACCGAGGAGTCGATGTGGGCCGGCATCGCGGCCATGAAGCAGGGCAACCGGCTCGTCGACATCTCCCGCGCGATCGAGACGTACATCCGCCGGCAGCCGAAGCCGGGCGGCGGCCGGTACGGGATCATCGAGGACTACGGCGGCCACGGCATCGGCAGCGAGATGCACATGGACCCGCACCTGCTGAACTACGTCGACCGCCGCCGCGGCAAGGGCCCCAAGCTGGTCCCGGGCCTCTGCCTCGCCATCGAGCCGATGGTCTCCCTGGGCACCCCGAGGACCCGGGTCCTCGAGGACGACTGGACGGTCGTCACCACGGACGGCACCTGGTCCTCCCACTGGGAGCACTCCGTCGCCCTCACCGAGCAGGGCCCGCTGGTCCTGACCGCCCCCGACGGCGGGAAGGCGAAGCTGGCGGAGATGGGCATCACGGCCGCTCCGGACCCGCTCGGCTGA